A part of Thermococcus sp. JdF3 genomic DNA contains:
- a CDS encoding NDP-sugar synthase, protein MKVLIMAGGYATRLWPITKDNPKALLPVGNRVILDYILENVMELGLETYISTNRFFEAHFRPYAGRHGVGLIVEDTLHEEEKLGTIGAMKKAVEELGLDDYLIIAGDNLFSFSLTDFLRAYDGRTLIAVYDVGDLELAKRYGVVVLEGDRVISFEEKPAQPRSTLISTGVYVFPKVVMERIDEYLSNGNRDSPGYFLQWLLERGEPIKAYRFSEYWYDIGSADSYLEALKTLLRESHVEEIQISPYAKIIPPVVIKRGAKILGRSIIGPYAYIGEGCTVENSDISDSIVFRNTVIRNSTIWRSIIDEKCEIRNLELRKSLVGGHAKIQRGE, encoded by the coding sequence GTGAAAGTCCTCATAATGGCCGGCGGCTACGCCACCAGACTGTGGCCCATAACCAAGGACAACCCCAAGGCCCTGCTTCCGGTCGGGAACAGGGTCATCCTCGACTACATCCTTGAGAACGTCATGGAGCTTGGGCTGGAAACCTACATCTCAACCAACCGCTTCTTCGAGGCCCACTTCAGGCCCTACGCCGGGAGGCACGGGGTGGGCCTCATAGTCGAGGACACCCTCCACGAGGAGGAGAAGCTCGGCACGATTGGGGCCATGAAGAAGGCCGTGGAGGAGCTCGGTTTAGATGACTACCTCATCATAGCGGGCGACAACCTCTTCTCCTTCTCCCTGACGGACTTTCTCAGGGCCTACGACGGCAGGACTCTCATAGCGGTCTACGACGTCGGCGATCTCGAACTGGCGAAGCGCTACGGCGTCGTCGTGCTGGAGGGTGACAGGGTCATCTCCTTCGAGGAAAAGCCCGCCCAGCCGCGCTCAACGCTCATAAGCACCGGCGTCTACGTGTTCCCGAAGGTCGTTATGGAGCGCATCGACGAGTACCTCTCGAACGGCAACCGCGATTCCCCCGGCTACTTCCTTCAGTGGCTCCTTGAGAGGGGCGAACCGATAAAGGCCTACCGCTTCTCCGAGTACTGGTACGACATAGGCTCGGCAGACAGCTACCTGGAGGCCCTCAAGACCCTCCTTCGGGAGAGCCACGTCGAGGAGATCCAGATAAGCCCCTACGCCAAGATAATCCCGCCGGTCGTCATAAAGAGGGGCGCGAAGATCCTGGGGCGCTCCATAATCGGTCCCTACGCCTACATCGGCGAGGGCTGCACCGTAGAGAACTCGGACATAAGCGACTCGATAGTCTTCAGGAACACGGTCATCAGGAACTCCACGATATGGCGCTCCATCATCGACGAGAAGTGCGAGATAAGGAACCTCGAGCTCAGGAAGAGCCTCGTCGGCGGGCACGCGAAGATACAGAGGGGGGAATAA
- a CDS encoding STT3 domain-containing protein, with translation MASFLYRKLIEPKFAAPIIAVIALALRLIPMRFRYLLGYDPYFHLAYIRYALERGEWVNFITYAGGPWGYQISRFHPLGLWMTPAYFYKFLSLFGVSLYNAFRITPVVFGVLTVLFTYLALLRLYGKREAFLSAFFLAVSFGHVFRSMAGYYRGDNYMLFLYSAALLGMALALSKKSPSWRYKRLAFYLLPGLFAGLSAAFWQAYYPIFGLLLANAVMVSAGAFLLGRDRYITDGIVMALSSALGALMANWLGGRFGYGMVAYSRWLGKKLAEELGMQFGFIKDLFLLIYVEYAVPLTLLVLVALLAFSKFVKEKKVRAAIVAIGAAVTLWVGIRYYGVVNEALLRLFPASPISETQRTTLGDWWEAYGIAGLLVPLFTFRFLKRPRMGDFLLLGTALVMIPMAVVWTRFLFIASLAVALMTGTGLVALYDTAGALIESLGDENKRKWLSAALSLLLIGVPLISAYQGTSTTLSVHPFMTGEWESALTYLGGISNPNDVVMTWWDQGHWVTYYSMRSPVAQGGPSGWVAKYYLGLVNEKGLMNPGVDYVIVSYDTVMKFGAVVETAGVDPGKYALVVLRREAAYGNILVFSNGPYSLMAAPGEVWDVKVNLGGKIIIPKRVFVESGGNLGEVPLSSRPTADVYAYVNINYGYAVIMNGNAFNTTLAKLMFTKGYPADYDQVYSDGGMVKIFRFKHPNVVVTVGNGSVVLRFTNATGTGIGIYGYLGNGTLVFKKWYGVKGKDEFLLPDNLNGSVVIRYTYVQKKTVLDRGVFRIDDVLCGVCVDR, from the coding sequence ATGGCATCCTTTCTTTACCGGAAACTCATCGAGCCGAAGTTCGCAGCCCCAATCATAGCCGTTATCGCCCTCGCCCTCAGGCTCATTCCAATGCGGTTCAGGTACCTCCTCGGCTACGACCCCTACTTCCACCTCGCCTACATCCGGTACGCGCTGGAGAGGGGCGAGTGGGTGAACTTCATCACCTACGCTGGAGGGCCGTGGGGGTACCAGATTTCCAGGTTCCATCCCTTAGGCCTCTGGATGACGCCCGCCTACTTTTATAAATTCCTCTCCCTCTTCGGCGTTTCGCTCTACAACGCCTTCAGAATAACGCCGGTCGTGTTCGGCGTCCTCACCGTGCTGTTCACGTACCTCGCCTTGCTGAGGCTCTACGGCAAAAGGGAGGCCTTTCTTTCAGCGTTCTTCCTGGCGGTGAGCTTCGGCCACGTCTTCCGCTCCATGGCCGGCTATTACAGGGGAGACAACTACATGCTCTTCCTCTACAGCGCGGCTCTCCTCGGGATGGCCCTGGCGCTCTCCAAGAAATCCCCCTCCTGGAGGTACAAAAGGCTGGCGTTCTACCTCCTTCCCGGGCTGTTTGCCGGCCTCTCCGCGGCCTTCTGGCAGGCTTACTATCCCATATTTGGTCTTCTCCTGGCCAACGCCGTTATGGTCTCCGCCGGCGCGTTCCTCCTGGGGAGGGACAGATACATCACGGACGGCATTGTCATGGCCCTCTCATCTGCCCTGGGTGCACTCATGGCTAACTGGCTCGGGGGCAGATTTGGCTACGGGATGGTTGCCTACAGCCGGTGGCTCGGGAAGAAGCTGGCGGAAGAGCTTGGAATGCAGTTCGGCTTTATAAAGGATCTCTTCCTGCTCATCTACGTAGAATATGCGGTGCCCCTGACCCTTCTGGTGCTGGTGGCCCTCCTTGCATTCTCAAAGTTCGTGAAGGAGAAGAAGGTCAGGGCAGCGATCGTGGCGATAGGTGCCGCGGTGACGCTGTGGGTTGGAATCAGGTACTACGGTGTGGTAAACGAAGCCCTGCTGAGGCTTTTCCCCGCCAGCCCGATATCCGAGACCCAGAGGACGACCTTGGGGGACTGGTGGGAGGCTTACGGCATCGCCGGACTGCTGGTGCCCCTTTTCACCTTCCGCTTCCTCAAACGGCCCAGGATGGGTGACTTCCTCCTCCTGGGCACCGCGCTCGTCATGATACCGATGGCAGTCGTCTGGACCAGGTTCCTCTTTATCGCATCCCTGGCTGTGGCCCTGATGACTGGTACTGGCCTGGTGGCCCTCTATGATACGGCGGGTGCTTTGATTGAGAGCCTCGGGGATGAGAATAAACGGAAATGGCTCTCCGCTGCCCTCTCCCTACTCCTGATTGGCGTCCCCCTGATATCGGCATACCAGGGAACCAGCACAACGCTGAGCGTCCACCCCTTCATGACAGGGGAATGGGAGTCCGCGCTGACTTACCTGGGTGGAATCTCCAACCCCAACGACGTCGTCATGACCTGGTGGGACCAGGGCCACTGGGTGACCTACTATTCAATGAGATCCCCTGTTGCACAGGGCGGACCCAGCGGGTGGGTGGCCAAGTATTACCTGGGACTGGTGAACGAGAAGGGCCTGATGAACCCGGGCGTTGACTACGTCATCGTCTCATACGACACGGTAATGAAGTTCGGGGCAGTGGTGGAGACGGCTGGAGTTGATCCGGGGAAGTACGCACTGGTTGTCCTCCGCAGGGAGGCCGCGTATGGAAACATCCTGGTCTTCTCGAACGGGCCGTACTCGCTGATGGCCGCTCCCGGTGAGGTCTGGGACGTCAAGGTGAACCTTGGCGGAAAAATTATTATTCCAAAGAGGGTTTTTGTTGAATCCGGAGGAAACCTTGGAGAGGTCCCCCTCTCGAGCAGGCCCACAGCCGATGTTTACGCCTACGTAAACATCAACTATGGCTACGCCGTAATAATGAACGGCAATGCCTTCAACACAACCCTTGCGAAGCTTATGTTCACCAAAGGGTACCCTGCTGACTACGATCAGGTCTATTCCGACGGTGGCATGGTGAAGATCTTCCGCTTTAAGCACCCAAACGTCGTCGTGACCGTGGGGAACGGTTCGGTAGTCCTCAGGTTCACCAACGCCACCGGAACCGGGATTGGAATCTACGGCTACCTCGGCAACGGCACTCTGGTCTTCAAGAAGTGGTACGGGGTTAAAGGAAAGGACGAGTTCCTCCTGCCCGATAACCTAAATGGAAGCGTTGTCATCCGCTACACCTACGTTCAGAAGAAGACCGTCCTTGACAGGGGAGTTTTCAGGATAGACGATGTTCTTTGTGGGGTGTGCGTGGACCGGTAA
- a CDS encoding ribbon-helix-helix domain-containing protein, with protein MADEKKYTTVSIPKPLYDKIKARIEGTGFTSVSDYVTYVLREVLASLEEEEKEEVFTEEEEEKVKERLRALGYLD; from the coding sequence ATGGCGGACGAGAAGAAGTACACAACCGTTTCTATACCCAAGCCCCTCTACGACAAGATTAAGGCCAGGATAGAAGGTACAGGGTTCACTTCGGTCTCGGACTACGTCACCTACGTCCTCCGCGAGGTTCTGGCAAGCCTCGAAGAGGAGGAGAAGGAGGAAGTCTTCACAGAGGAGGAGGAAGAGAAGGTCAAGGAGAGGCTTCGCGCCCTCGGCTACCTCGACTGA
- the sat gene encoding sulfate adenylyltransferase → MVSKPHGGKLVRRLVAERTRERILSEQHEYPRVQIQHGRAIDLENIAHGVYSPLKGFLTSDDFESVLDHMRLSDDTPWTIPIVLDVGERTFDEGDAVLLYYDDLPIARMHIEEIYTYDKKEFAVKVFKTDDVNHPGVARVMNMGDYLVGGEIELLNELPNPFAKYTLRPVETRVLFKERGWKTIVAFQTRNVPHLGHEYVQKAALTFVDGLFINPVLGRKKKGDYRDEVIIKAYETLFEHYYPKNAATLATVRYEMRYAGPREAIHHAIMRKNFGATHFIVGRDHAGVGDYYGPYEAWDMFDNFPDLGITPMFIREAFYCRKCGGMVNAKICPHDREFHVHISGTKLRKMIMAGEQPPEHMMRPEVFEVVRSFENPFVE, encoded by the coding sequence ATGGTCTCAAAGCCGCACGGAGGCAAGCTTGTCAGGAGACTCGTTGCCGAGAGAACCCGCGAGAGGATTCTGAGCGAGCAGCACGAATACCCGCGCGTCCAGATACAGCACGGAAGGGCCATAGATCTTGAGAACATCGCTCACGGCGTTTATTCACCTCTCAAGGGCTTCCTCACGAGCGACGACTTTGAGAGCGTCCTCGACCACATGCGCCTGAGCGACGACACGCCCTGGACGATCCCGATTGTCCTCGACGTTGGCGAGAGAACCTTCGACGAGGGCGACGCGGTACTCCTGTATTACGATGACCTGCCGATAGCTAGAATGCACATCGAGGAGATTTACACCTACGACAAGAAAGAGTTTGCCGTCAAGGTATTCAAGACTGACGACGTCAACCACCCCGGCGTCGCCAGGGTAATGAATATGGGCGACTACCTCGTCGGCGGTGAGATAGAGCTCCTCAACGAGCTCCCGAACCCCTTCGCCAAGTACACCCTCAGGCCGGTCGAGACGAGGGTTCTCTTCAAGGAGCGCGGATGGAAGACGATAGTGGCTTTCCAGACCAGGAACGTGCCGCACCTCGGCCACGAGTACGTCCAGAAGGCGGCACTCACCTTCGTAGACGGCCTCTTCATCAACCCCGTCCTCGGAAGGAAGAAGAAGGGCGATTACAGGGATGAAGTCATAATCAAGGCCTATGAGACGCTCTTCGAGCACTACTATCCAAAGAACGCGGCCACTCTCGCGACGGTCCGCTACGAGATGCGCTACGCTGGCCCAAGGGAGGCCATCCACCACGCGATAATGAGGAAGAACTTCGGTGCGACCCACTTCATCGTGGGAAGGGACCACGCGGGTGTCGGCGACTACTACGGGCCCTACGAGGCCTGGGACATGTTTGACAACTTCCCCGACCTGGGAATAACTCCGATGTTCATCAGGGAGGCCTTCTACTGCAGGAAGTGCGGCGGAATGGTTAACGCGAAGATATGCCCCCACGACAGGGAGTTCCACGTCCACATAAGCGGAACGAAGCTCAGGAAGATGATAATGGCCGGTGAGCAGCCGCCGGAGCATATGATGAGGCCGGAGGTCTTCGAGGTCGTGCGGAGCTTCGAGAACCCGTTCGTTGAGTGA
- a CDS encoding DHH family phosphoesterase: protein MNLIVHHWDTDGITSAALLVKALDLDGFTNMTAPIGEFRFDERIWGAIEKAERLYVLDFNLPGEVEDVKVPTLFIDHHTQPRIKNPLVEQVNPSLEGEYYPSCSLVVSERFGLFNAWTALGAVGDTGEKAFELERVRKLLEREGLSREDALRLVELIDSNYIAMEREAVEEAVRVLLSHSVRELLEYEPWVKKAEAIREAIEGAVSGVDERNGFAIARFESPFNIISKVARKLVWKMNHRGAVVINGDFHGKAQVYFRISGKEAERINMAEVIERVKALGANAGGKREVLGCVCERNKIEDVLAIIEEYLR from the coding sequence GTGAACCTAATCGTCCACCACTGGGACACCGACGGAATAACCTCGGCGGCACTTTTGGTCAAAGCGCTTGACTTAGACGGGTTCACCAACATGACGGCACCGATAGGTGAGTTCCGCTTTGATGAAAGGATATGGGGGGCAATAGAAAAAGCCGAGAGGCTCTACGTTTTAGATTTCAACCTCCCGGGCGAGGTTGAGGATGTTAAGGTTCCGACCCTCTTCATCGACCACCACACCCAGCCGAGGATCAAAAATCCGCTCGTGGAGCAGGTGAACCCATCCCTCGAAGGCGAATACTACCCCTCATGCTCACTCGTCGTTTCAGAGCGCTTTGGGCTTTTCAACGCATGGACGGCCCTCGGAGCTGTGGGCGACACCGGGGAGAAGGCCTTTGAGCTGGAGAGGGTCAGAAAGCTTCTGGAAAGGGAGGGACTCTCGCGGGAAGATGCTTTAAGGCTCGTCGAGCTTATTGACTCGAACTACATCGCCATGGAGAGGGAAGCTGTAGAGGAGGCAGTTAGAGTGCTCCTGAGCCATTCGGTCAGGGAGCTCCTTGAATACGAGCCGTGGGTGAAGAAGGCAGAGGCGATCAGGGAGGCCATCGAGGGGGCGGTTTCGGGGGTTGACGAGCGGAACGGCTTCGCCATAGCCCGCTTCGAGAGCCCCTTCAACATCATCTCAAAGGTCGCCAGAAAGCTCGTCTGGAAGATGAACCATAGGGGTGCGGTGGTCATCAACGGGGACTTCCACGGAAAGGCGCAGGTGTACTTCAGAATCTCCGGAAAGGAAGCGGAGAGGATAAACATGGCCGAGGTCATAGAACGCGTTAAAGCCCTCGGAGCGAACGCGGGCGGCAAGAGGGAGGTCCTCGGCTGTGTCTGTGAGAGAAATAAAATCGAGGATGTGCTCGCGATCATCGAGGAATACCTGAGGTGA
- a CDS encoding alkaline phosphatase family protein, protein MEFERKVKEGMERTEKVLVIGLDSAPPELLFNRFLDDMPNVKKLLEKSVYGPMQTGIPAITIPMWMVMVTGKTPGELGLYGFRHRTGYSYTDYWIAHSKKVKEPTVWDYLGERGKRSIIVGVPPTYPPKPINGHLVSCFITPDASVDYTYPRELKGEIERLVGEYIFDVPFRREAKDEVKEGIWEMTEKRFEVIRYLIQEKEWDYFHFVEIGLDRLHHAFWRYFDPNHHLYPGKWNRYENVIPDYYRLLDREIGETLKLIDLDETAVFIVSDHGIKAMHGNFAVNQWLAQEGLLKVRNPEVLHDGKVKRFESLEVDWKETTAWGWGGYYSRVFLNVLGREKAGKIPLSRFEKVRDEVAEQIKSIRGPNGEKWDTKVFYPEDIYPIAKGSKPDIMVYFDNLNWRAAGTVGHPSNYLPENDTGPDDANHSEFGVFSMYLPGFDESKATQLTIYDFAPTMLRLFGIEEPLASMHGRSIL, encoded by the coding sequence ATGGAGTTTGAAAGGAAGGTTAAGGAAGGTATGGAGCGTACGGAGAAAGTCCTCGTCATAGGCCTCGACTCCGCCCCGCCGGAGCTGCTGTTCAACCGCTTCCTTGACGACATGCCCAACGTGAAGAAGCTCCTCGAAAAGTCCGTCTACGGCCCGATGCAGACCGGCATTCCGGCGATAACCATTCCCATGTGGATGGTGATGGTTACTGGAAAAACGCCGGGCGAGCTCGGCCTCTACGGCTTCAGGCACAGGACCGGCTACAGCTACACCGACTACTGGATAGCCCACAGCAAAAAGGTCAAGGAGCCGACCGTGTGGGATTACCTCGGCGAGAGGGGGAAGAGGTCGATAATCGTTGGTGTGCCCCCAACATACCCGCCGAAGCCGATCAACGGCCACCTCGTGAGTTGCTTCATAACGCCAGACGCGAGCGTTGATTACACATACCCGAGGGAGCTGAAGGGCGAGATAGAGCGCCTTGTCGGGGAGTACATCTTCGACGTCCCCTTCAGGAGAGAAGCCAAGGACGAGGTCAAGGAAGGCATCTGGGAGATGACGGAGAAGCGGTTCGAGGTCATACGCTACCTCATTCAGGAGAAGGAGTGGGACTACTTCCACTTCGTCGAGATTGGCCTTGACAGGCTCCACCACGCCTTCTGGCGCTACTTCGACCCGAACCACCACCTCTACCCTGGCAAGTGGAACAGGTACGAGAACGTCATTCCAGACTATTACAGGCTGCTGGATAGGGAGATTGGGGAAACCCTCAAGCTCATAGACCTCGACGAGACGGCCGTGTTCATCGTCTCCGACCACGGAATAAAGGCCATGCACGGCAACTTTGCGGTGAACCAGTGGTTAGCGCAGGAAGGGCTGCTGAAGGTCAGGAACCCGGAGGTTCTCCACGACGGGAAGGTCAAGCGCTTCGAGAGCCTTGAGGTTGACTGGAAGGAAACCACCGCCTGGGGCTGGGGCGGCTACTACTCGCGCGTTTTCCTCAACGTCCTCGGAAGGGAGAAAGCTGGAAAGATACCGCTCTCCAGGTTCGAGAAGGTAAGGGACGAGGTTGCCGAGCAGATAAAGTCAATACGGGGCCCGAACGGCGAGAAATGGGACACGAAGGTGTTCTACCCTGAGGATATCTATCCGATAGCGAAGGGAAGCAAGCCGGACATAATGGTCTACTTCGACAACCTCAACTGGCGCGCGGCAGGAACCGTCGGCCACCCGAGCAATTACCTGCCCGAGAACGACACCGGGCCGGACGATGCCAATCACTCCGAGTTCGGAGTGTTCTCGATGTATCTGCCCGGCTTCGACGAGAGCAAAGCAACGCAGCTGACAATTTATGACTTCGCTCCAACCATGCTCAGGCTCTTTGGAATAGAGGAGCCTCTCGCCAGTATGCACGGAAGGAGCATTCTCTGA
- the cysC gene encoding adenylyl-sulfate kinase encodes MDELKNLENGFTIWLTGPSGAGKTTLAVKLAKKLREMGYRVEILDGDTIRKTLYPDLGFSKEAREMHNRVVIHMAKLLSRNGVIAIVSLISPYRAVREYARKEIGDFIEVYVYAPLEVRIQRDPKGLYAKALRGEIKGLTGYDGVYEEPENPEVRVDSSKMTPEEEVEAVIAKARELGYLP; translated from the coding sequence ATGGACGAGCTGAAGAACCTTGAGAATGGATTTACAATCTGGCTCACGGGGCCGAGCGGTGCTGGAAAGACTACTCTAGCTGTCAAACTTGCCAAGAAACTCAGAGAAATGGGCTACCGCGTTGAGATACTCGACGGCGACACCATAAGGAAGACCCTCTATCCGGACCTTGGATTTTCCAAGGAAGCTAGAGAGATGCACAACCGCGTCGTTATCCACATGGCCAAGCTCCTCAGCAGGAACGGGGTTATAGCGATAGTCTCGCTGATTTCACCCTACAGGGCCGTCAGGGAGTACGCGAGGAAGGAGATTGGGGACTTCATCGAGGTCTACGTCTACGCTCCCCTCGAGGTGAGAATCCAGCGCGACCCGAAGGGGCTGTACGCTAAAGCCCTCCGGGGCGAGATAAAGGGTCTGACCGGCTACGACGGCGTCTACGAGGAACCTGAGAACCCTGAGGTAAGGGTGGACAGCTCGAAGATGACGCCGGAGGAGGAGGTCGAGGCGGTCATAGCCAAGGCCAGGGAGCTCGGCTACCTGCCTTAA
- a CDS encoding sulfite exporter TauE/SafE family protein has translation MNPLTFVGLGFLVGFLVGLTGVGGGALMTPSLIFLGVEPLTAVGTDLLYATATRIFGVFFHGRKGRIRYDIALRLFAGSVPAVVLGGIILREIDRNALNDYLTLLLGAILVVSAVLSLLKGEFHVPVRPRWTYVYLLGFIVGLTVQFTSVGAGVIVSFTLMNVARLDPKEVVGVTITYGLALSALSFLNYAGMGSVDYNLAAALIAGTVPGVYLGTHVNRIADREKLKRAINVIILLIGLFTLLSE, from the coding sequence TTGAACCCGCTGACCTTCGTTGGACTGGGCTTCCTCGTCGGCTTTCTCGTGGGCCTAACGGGGGTTGGCGGCGGGGCCCTGATGACCCCTTCCCTAATCTTTCTCGGCGTTGAACCCCTAACTGCCGTCGGAACCGACCTGCTATACGCCACCGCCACCAGAATCTTCGGCGTCTTCTTCCACGGGAGGAAGGGCAGGATAAGGTACGACATAGCGCTGAGGCTCTTTGCTGGCAGTGTTCCTGCGGTAGTCCTTGGCGGGATAATCCTCCGCGAGATAGACCGGAACGCCCTCAACGACTATCTTACCCTCCTCCTCGGGGCGATACTCGTCGTCAGCGCGGTTCTGAGCCTTCTCAAGGGTGAATTCCACGTCCCGGTAAGGCCGAGGTGGACCTACGTTTACCTTCTCGGCTTCATCGTTGGCCTGACGGTTCAGTTCACCTCCGTTGGTGCTGGCGTCATAGTCAGCTTCACCCTGATGAACGTCGCCAGGCTCGACCCGAAGGAGGTTGTCGGCGTTACGATAACCTACGGTCTGGCGCTTTCGGCCCTCAGCTTCCTGAATTACGCGGGGATGGGAAGCGTGGACTACAATCTTGCCGCCGCCCTGATCGCCGGCACCGTTCCGGGAGTTTATCTCGGTACCCACGTGAACCGGATCGCCGATAGAGAGAAGCTTAAAAGGGCCATAAACGTGATAATCCTGCTGATAGGACTGTTCACGCTGCTGAGCGAATAA
- a CDS encoding helix-turn-helix domain-containing protein, which yields MKALSKIEVRVLLKLREERSITELAGELGLSISRTSALVASLERKDLIKTERMGRHKTVSLSDAKAAELFKMVVFKFHHMCLENILTGKNLSLLAVLKDTPLSAYELCIKSNLSRSTFYHVTGRLSNYGIIGKKNGEYFLIERYRLFHEFAREFYELQNSIKARGFSADSVVVWSGVGEFILSTGEYRGKDVGNFHLTGLERFGDFGMELIGTGQYHYYYSENVKKLSLEEIVVHALLIDFNPRTILYSIVLLLAYRDKIDQKTLFKLCRKYDVSVSGLLKYLEGKEVNKYPYPSMEEVKEIFKMYFGERK from the coding sequence ATGAAAGCCCTATCAAAAATCGAGGTTAGGGTACTTTTGAAACTTAGGGAGGAAAGGAGCATAACCGAGCTGGCCGGGGAACTGGGCCTGTCAATCTCCCGAACCTCAGCTCTCGTTGCATCCCTCGAAAGAAAGGATCTGATAAAGACTGAAAGAATGGGCAGGCATAAAACAGTATCGTTAAGCGATGCAAAAGCCGCGGAGCTTTTTAAGATGGTAGTTTTCAAGTTCCACCACATGTGCCTTGAGAACATCCTGACCGGGAAGAATCTCTCCCTTCTTGCGGTTCTCAAGGACACCCCGTTAAGTGCTTACGAGCTCTGCATAAAGAGCAACCTTTCGAGGAGCACCTTCTACCATGTAACTGGAAGGCTGTCCAATTACGGCATCATTGGAAAGAAAAATGGGGAGTATTTTCTGATTGAAAGGTATAGGTTGTTCCACGAGTTTGCCAGGGAATTCTATGAGCTGCAGAATTCCATCAAAGCGAGGGGGTTCTCCGCTGATTCTGTCGTGGTGTGGAGCGGGGTTGGGGAGTTCATTCTATCAACAGGTGAGTACAGGGGGAAAGACGTTGGAAACTTTCACCTAACTGGGCTTGAAAGGTTCGGTGATTTTGGAATGGAGCTTATTGGGACCGGGCAGTATCACTACTACTATTCTGAAAATGTAAAGAAACTTTCTCTGGAAGAGATCGTTGTGCATGCGCTGCTCATTGATTTTAATCCCCGGACGATTCTGTATTCAATCGTCCTTTTGCTAGCGTATAGGGATAAAATAGATCAGAAAACTCTTTTTAAACTCTGCAGGAAATACGATGTCAGCGTGAGCGGATTGTTGAAATACCTCGAAGGCAAAGAGGTTAACAAATACCCTTATCCATCCATGGAGGAAGTGAAAGAAATCTTCAAAATGTACTTTGGTGAAAGGAAGTGA
- a CDS encoding winged helix-turn-helix domain-containing protein — translation MRAPILKEKILRELAVRGDTSVRELLARFKVNRPYLYRVLRSLESDGVIVLEMGKVRVLDKRALLYVWGAEKRKIFRVIKGVTFRVRPREVRDFVVFSGTSALWVLGKVMEPSFGTAYIRVEHFEKLKQIGLKREGYPIRFYSYDEGVFNYTVNIRGYRLPVIEQVIADALGEGVYTRVIEDVLEEIEWKR, via the coding sequence ATGAGGGCCCCGATACTGAAGGAGAAAATACTGAGGGAGCTGGCAGTTAGGGGGGATACCTCCGTTAGGGAACTTCTGGCCAGGTTTAAGGTTAACAGGCCTTATCTTTACAGAGTTCTCAGGTCACTGGAGAGCGATGGGGTAATAGTCCTTGAGATGGGGAAAGTACGTGTCCTTGACAAAAGGGCCCTCCTCTATGTGTGGGGGGCAGAAAAGAGGAAGATATTCCGAGTCATTAAGGGGGTGACTTTCAGGGTGAGGCCCAGGGAGGTCAGGGACTTTGTGGTGTTCTCTGGAACGTCAGCGCTTTGGGTTCTGGGAAAAGTTATGGAGCCGAGCTTTGGGACTGCGTATATTAGAGTGGAGCATTTTGAGAAGTTAAAACAAATTGGACTCAAACGCGAGGGGTATCCAATCAGGTTCTACTCATATGATGAAGGGGTTTTTAACTATACGGTGAACATACGGGGATACAGGCTGCCGGTGATTGAGCAGGTTATTGCCGATGCCCTTGGGGAGGGGGTGTATACGAGGGTCATTGAAGACGTGCTGGAGGA